The Salvia miltiorrhiza cultivar Shanhuang (shh) chromosome 1, IMPLAD_Smil_shh, whole genome shotgun sequence genome has a window encoding:
- the LOC130998781 gene encoding tubby-like F-box protein 3 — protein sequence MSLKSILQDMKGEFGSISRKGFEGRFGRSRSHRVVEESMATAVDALRQSCWANMPPELLRDVLMRIEESDCDWPSRQNVVACAGVCRSWREIMKEIVKNLEVSGKVTFPISVKQPGPRNTLVQCFIKRNRSSQTYHLYLNYSQASNDNGKFLLAARRCRRPTYTDYIISLNAGDVSKTSSNYIGKLRSNFLGTKFTIFDAQPPNAGAKVTKSRSTRLVGMRQISPRVPAGNFPVAHISYELNVLGSRGPRRMQCVMDAIPISAIEPGGVAPTQTAFVPGNFDSFPSLPFFRSKSTRSDSFQSGPLSTPKDEMLVLKNKTPRWHDQLQCWCLNFNGRVTVASVKNFQLVASLENVVGGQEQQQENVILQFGKVGKDIFTMDYQYPVSAFQAFAICLSSFDTKIACE from the exons atgtCATTAAAGAGTATACTTCAGGATATGAAGGGTGAATTTGGGAGCATATCTAGGAAGGGGTTTGAAGGGAGGTTTGGGAGGTCCAGGTCTCACCGGGTAGTCGAGGAGTCTATGGCGACTGCTGTGGATGCTCTGAGGCAGAGCTGCTGGGCGAATATGCCGCCAGAGCTCTTGAGGGACGTGCTTATGCGCATTGAGGAATCTGATTGTGATTGGCCCTCGAGGCAGAATGTTGTTGCTTGTGCTGGTGTTTGTAGGAGCTGGAGGGAAATCATGAAGGAAATTGTTAAAAATTTAGAAGTTTCTGGAAAGGTTACCTTTCCCATTTCTGTGAAGCAG CCTGGTCCAAGAAACACACTAGTTCAGTGTTTCATCAAGCGGAATCGAAGCTCTCAAACATACCACCTATACCTTAATTATAGTCAAG CTTCTAATGATAATGGGAAGTTTCTTCTTGCCGCTCGAAGATGTCGACGACCAACATACACTGATTACATAATATCTCTGAATGCTGGAGATGTATCTAAGACCAGCAGCAACTACATTGGGAAGTTGAG GTCTAATTTTTTGGGAACCAAGTTCACAATCTTTGATGCTCAGCCCCCAAATGCTGGAGCTAAAGTTACTAAATCTCGTTCAACGAGGTTAGTAGGAATGAGACAAATCTCTCCTAGGGTACCTGCTGGCAACTTTCCGGTGGCCCATATTTCCTACGAGTTGAATGTCTTGGGTTCGAG GGGACCAAGGCGGATGCAATGTGTCATGGATGCTATCCCCATCTCTGCAATCGAACCAGGAGGTGTTGCTCCAACGCAAACGGCATTCGTACCAGGAAACTTCGATTCGTTTCCCTCTCTCCCCTTTTTTAGGTCAAAATCGACGCGCTCGGATAGCTTCCAATCCGGACCCCTCTCAACACCCAAAGACGAAATGCTAGTACTTAAAAACAAGACTCCTAGATGGCATGACCAACTCCAATGCTGGTGCCTCAACTTCAATGGGCGTGTCACAGTTGCCTCGGTGAAGAACTTCCAGCTAGTTGCATCCCTCGAGAATGTAGTTGGTGGGCAAGAGCAGCAGCAGGAGAATGTTATCCTCCAATTCGGGAAGGTTGGAAAGGACATATTCACCATGGACTACCAGTATCCGGTCTCTGCTTTTCAGGCGTTCGCCATCTGCCTCAGCAGCTTCGACACCAAGATTGCGTGCGAATGA